AATACTTTTAATTAAGCCTTCTGGTCTATTAGGTAAAAAGACCAATGTGAAAGTGTAGGTGTTGATATGAAGAAATTTTTTAGTAAAAAGATTATTTGTTTTATGACAGGAATCTTGATTACATATTTAATTTTATTCGGGCTAATGAGTGCAAATATTATAAACTCTTACTATAAAGGAATTATCACTTTAGCTTTAATAAATATTGTCCTAGCTGTTTCCTTAAACTTAATAGTTGGTTTTACAGGTCAATTGTGTTTAGGACATGCAGGCTTTATGTCAATTGGTGCTTATGTATCAGCTGTAATAACACAAAAAGCAGGTCTGCCATTTATTGCTTCAATATTTATTGCTGCAATAATTGCATGTATATTTGCAGCTTTAATAGGATATCCTACTTTGAAACTTACAGGAGACTATTTTGCAATAACAACTTTAGCCTTTTGTGAAATTATTAGAATAGTTATTATGAATATTAATGCAGTTGGTGGTGCCCGCGGATTTACAGGCATTCCAAAGGAAACTAATTTTACATTAGCATTCTTGTTTATGGTGATTACCGTTATTGTTATTTATAATATAATTCATTCATCCCAAGGTAGAGCAATGCTTTCTGTTCGTGAGAATGAAATAGCAGCTGAGTCAATGGGTATAAATGCATTTAAATATAAAATGATGGCATTTATTATTGGAGCTTTTT
The DNA window shown above is from Clostridium beijerinckii and carries:
- a CDS encoding branched-chain amino acid ABC transporter permease is translated as MKKFFSKKIICFMTGILITYLILFGLMSANIINSYYKGIITLALINIVLAVSLNLIVGFTGQLCLGHAGFMSIGAYVSAVITQKAGLPFIASIFIAAIIACIFAALIGYPTLKLTGDYFAITTLAFCEIIRIVIMNINAVGGARGFTGIPKETNFTLAFLFMVITVIVIYNIIHSSQGRAMLSVRENEIAAESMGINAFKYKMMAFIIGAFFAGLAGGLYAHYMGYIQPASFDFNKSIDYLTFVVFGGMGSLSGSIIATIVLTFLPELLRGLGEFRMLIYPLALIILMIFRPQGLLGDKEVSLKIFKKLLPDKTSTKSKNGKEA